One genomic region from Arthrobacter pigmenti encodes:
- a CDS encoding SDR family oxidoreductase — translation MLDLFSLQGRRALVTGGTGPLGRVLCDALAGLGADVVVSDLDQDLCDQFATELAEKHGIFASGLATNLLDDDGASRLARAVTGSLDVLINNAAFTGTANIPGYAVPFEEQSDEAFMLATKLNLQVPFTLTRMLAPQLRESGHGSVINVSSIYGLVGPNMGLYEGTQMGNPAAYGATKGGVVQLTRYLSTVLAPGIRVNAFAPGGIARGQAEEFTERYEKLTPLRRMATEDDFRGVVMWLASSASRYVTGQTIPVDGGWSAW, via the coding sequence GTGCTTGACCTTTTTTCGCTTCAGGGTCGCCGCGCATTGGTGACCGGCGGTACCGGCCCCCTGGGCCGGGTGCTCTGCGACGCTCTCGCTGGGCTTGGGGCCGACGTCGTTGTTTCGGATCTTGATCAGGACCTCTGCGATCAGTTCGCCACCGAACTGGCCGAGAAGCACGGGATTTTTGCAAGTGGGCTTGCAACGAATCTGCTTGACGACGACGGCGCATCCCGCCTCGCGAGGGCAGTTACAGGCTCCCTCGATGTGCTGATCAACAATGCAGCCTTTACCGGAACGGCGAATATCCCCGGCTACGCTGTTCCTTTCGAGGAACAGTCCGACGAAGCTTTCATGCTTGCGACAAAACTCAACCTGCAGGTGCCATTCACCCTTACCCGGATGCTCGCGCCGCAACTGCGTGAATCCGGTCATGGATCCGTGATCAACGTGTCCTCGATCTACGGTCTCGTGGGGCCGAACATGGGGCTCTATGAGGGTACCCAGATGGGTAATCCGGCAGCGTACGGTGCGACCAAAGGCGGTGTCGTGCAGCTGACCCGTTACCTCTCAACGGTGCTGGCGCCCGGCATCCGGGTCAATGCCTTCGCGCCCGGCGGCATAGCTCGAGGGCAGGCGGAGGAGTTTACCGAGCGTTACGAGAAGCTCACTCCCTTGCGCAGAATGGCTACAGAGGATGACTTCCGCGGCGTAGTGATGTGGCTGGCATCCAGTGCTTCCCGGTATGTGACGGGGCAGACCATTCCGGTGGACGGAGGATGGTCAGCGTGGTAA
- a CDS encoding acyltransferase family protein: MEQARFVLGFRQGIDGFRVVAILLLMVGHSNWEWFLDDGGLVSVNLFFTLSGFLVTVTLMEEWRRDGSIDVKSFYARRAIRLYPALIAVTVVGLAMGVSVLGAVLVLSYLSNFAAAMEFDIHPLTHTWSLAAQEQFVLLAPLTLLLVRGRWRIWAGGAIALVMGIWIWRFSYWTSLEESLRWVYNGPGRIDAILIGCLLAMWFYHRGEWKPNRPIVVASWVFLLAYASGFWPPGWSYFTVGMVALQGATAVAVCWAVVQRGTWAANPFVRHTAKISYGLYVWHYPVFRAPAVQALPQPLESMVGWGTAFFVASISYYLLERPISRKFGGRFRRRTVQLPAASLV; encoded by the coding sequence TTGGAACAAGCACGCTTCGTTCTGGGGTTCCGCCAGGGCATCGATGGGTTCAGGGTAGTAGCCATCCTGCTGCTCATGGTCGGTCACTCGAATTGGGAGTGGTTTCTTGACGACGGCGGCTTGGTTTCGGTTAATCTGTTCTTCACGCTCTCGGGGTTCCTGGTTACGGTCACCCTGATGGAAGAGTGGCGGAGGGACGGAAGCATTGACGTCAAGTCCTTCTACGCCCGACGCGCAATCCGTCTCTACCCGGCACTCATCGCGGTGACCGTCGTCGGACTGGCAATGGGAGTGTCAGTCCTGGGTGCCGTACTCGTCTTGTCCTACCTTTCGAATTTCGCTGCCGCGATGGAGTTCGACATCCATCCGTTGACACACACCTGGTCGCTTGCAGCGCAGGAGCAGTTCGTTCTCCTTGCACCCCTGACCTTGCTGTTGGTTCGGGGCCGCTGGCGCATATGGGCCGGCGGTGCGATCGCGCTGGTTATGGGCATCTGGATCTGGCGATTCTCGTACTGGACCAGCTTGGAGGAATCCCTTCGCTGGGTCTACAACGGACCGGGAAGGATAGACGCGATCCTGATTGGCTGCCTCTTGGCGATGTGGTTCTATCACCGCGGAGAGTGGAAGCCCAACCGCCCCATTGTGGTGGCTTCCTGGGTCTTCCTGCTGGCCTATGCGTCGGGATTCTGGCCGCCCGGATGGTCCTACTTCACGGTTGGTATGGTCGCGCTACAGGGTGCCACCGCTGTAGCTGTTTGCTGGGCTGTGGTTCAACGGGGTACGTGGGCAGCCAACCCGTTCGTCAGGCACACGGCCAAAATCTCCTACGGACTGTATGTCTGGCATTATCCGGTGTTCCGCGCTCCTGCGGTGCAGGCGCTGCCGCAGCCGCTTGAGTCGATGGTCGGATGGGGCACGGCGTTTTTCGTTGCGTCCATCTCGTATTACCTGTTGGAACGCCCAATCAGCAGGAAGTTCGGGGGCCGGTTTCGCAGGCGGACAGTGCAGCTGCCCGCTGCGTCGTTGGTGTGA
- a CDS encoding glycosyltransferase, which produces MTIDVMFPYYGDVPMMKAAIQSILSQDDTDFKLTIVDDGYPDDTLPAYFENLTSSDQRVVYHRNETNLGANGNYRKCVGLVEHDIAVIMGADDLMLPNYLSTIRAAFESSPEIAIVQPGVEIIDENARVYSPLSDRVKTVMRGRAVGASERAVLSGERAASSLLSGNWLYFPSIAWSAKALKSHSFRPEYDVVQDLALALDVLMSGGKLLVAETVCFQYRRHRQSDSSVRALDGRRFDEERRFFDACVEDFQRLGWKKAAASARVHFTSRLNALTLLPKVASTRTWGGLGKLARHAVRP; this is translated from the coding sequence GTGACGATCGACGTAATGTTCCCTTACTACGGGGACGTTCCCATGATGAAGGCTGCGATCCAAAGCATCCTGAGTCAGGATGACACCGACTTCAAGCTGACCATCGTGGACGACGGATATCCGGACGATACCCTGCCTGCCTATTTCGAGAACCTCACATCGTCCGATCAACGTGTGGTGTACCACCGTAACGAAACCAATCTTGGGGCGAACGGCAACTACCGTAAGTGCGTCGGCCTCGTGGAGCACGACATCGCAGTCATCATGGGGGCTGATGACCTGATGTTGCCCAATTACCTGTCCACCATTCGGGCGGCATTCGAGTCGAGTCCGGAGATAGCAATTGTGCAGCCGGGCGTGGAGATCATTGACGAGAACGCGCGTGTCTACTCCCCGTTGTCAGATCGTGTGAAGACGGTGATGAGGGGGCGTGCTGTCGGTGCGAGCGAACGGGCGGTGTTGTCGGGGGAGCGGGCAGCGAGCAGCTTGCTTTCAGGCAACTGGTTGTACTTCCCGTCCATTGCGTGGAGTGCGAAGGCGCTCAAGAGCCATTCATTCCGTCCTGAGTACGACGTCGTCCAGGACCTCGCGCTGGCTCTTGACGTACTGATGTCGGGAGGCAAGCTGCTCGTAGCGGAGACCGTCTGCTTCCAGTACCGACGCCACAGGCAGAGCGATTCCTCCGTACGCGCGCTGGATGGCCGCCGCTTCGACGAGGAACGCCGGTTCTTCGACGCTTGCGTTGAAGATTTCCAGAGGTTGGGGTGGAAGAAGGCAGCTGCATCCGCTCGTGTCCACTTCACCTCGCGTCTGAACGCGCTGACGCTGCTGCCGAAGGTCGCCTCAACGCGCACGTGGGGCGGACTGGGGAAGCTCGCACGGCATGCAGTCAGGCCCTAA
- a CDS encoding DUF2304 domain-containing protein has translation MLILIQALLIVAVVVVSLVLMRGGSNARHLAVRRIMLILFTLAAVLSIFFPELLSVVAGWFGIGRGTDLVLYGLVVSFLVFVATTYQRFRQTEISLTKLSRRIALDEAERPWEAPSNPTAHVRPHNEKKAGS, from the coding sequence ATGCTTATTCTTATTCAGGCCCTACTCATAGTGGCCGTCGTCGTCGTTTCCCTCGTACTGATGCGCGGGGGTTCAAACGCACGGCACCTGGCTGTCCGGCGCATCATGCTTATCCTTTTCACCCTTGCAGCAGTGCTCTCGATATTCTTCCCGGAGCTCCTGTCGGTGGTAGCTGGATGGTTCGGCATCGGCCGTGGCACGGATCTGGTGCTCTACGGTCTTGTGGTCAGTTTCCTGGTTTTTGTAGCAACCACCTATCAGCGTTTCCGTCAGACGGAAATATCACTAACCAAGCTTTCCCGCCGTATCGCTCTCGATGAGGCGGAGCGGCCCTGGGAAGCACCATCAAATCCAACCGCGCACGTTCGCCCGCACAATGAGAAGAAGGCAGGATCTTAG
- a CDS encoding glycosyltransferase family 2 protein: MSRTWVVIPMYNECTVVGDVISGLLPTFPNVVCIDDGSADGSQKIAREAGAVVVQHPINLGQGAALQTGIEFALQDPATDSIVTFDADGQHRVDDAFAMVQRLRSGEAEIVLGSRFLDSRTKIAPLKKLVLKTAALQSKLSTGLDLTDAHNGLRAIGRDVATQIDLTQNRMAHASELIHQLAVLNPRWVEHPVEIIYTDYSKAKGQSLLNSVNILAELFLR, translated from the coding sequence GTGAGTCGAACCTGGGTTGTCATTCCGATGTACAACGAATGCACCGTTGTTGGCGATGTGATCAGCGGACTCCTTCCGACCTTCCCTAACGTCGTCTGCATCGACGACGGTAGTGCGGACGGGTCGCAGAAGATCGCACGCGAGGCCGGTGCGGTCGTAGTGCAGCATCCCATCAACCTCGGGCAGGGTGCGGCACTGCAGACAGGTATTGAGTTTGCTTTGCAGGATCCGGCAACGGATTCGATCGTTACTTTCGATGCCGACGGCCAGCATCGGGTCGATGACGCATTCGCGATGGTCCAGCGCCTGCGTTCCGGGGAGGCCGAGATCGTGCTTGGCTCGCGGTTCCTCGACAGCAGAACCAAGATCGCACCGCTGAAGAAACTTGTCCTGAAGACTGCGGCGCTTCAGTCCAAGCTGTCCACCGGGCTGGATCTGACGGACGCACACAACGGGCTTCGAGCCATCGGACGGGATGTCGCCACGCAAATCGACCTGACCCAGAATCGCATGGCGCACGCTTCGGAGCTGATTCACCAGCTTGCCGTTCTGAACCCCCGATGGGTGGAGCACCCCGTGGAAATCATCTACACCGATTACTCCAAAGCCAAAGGACAGTCGCTGCTCAATTCGGTAAATATTCTCGCAGAACTGTTTTTGAGGTAG
- a CDS encoding DUF6541 family protein translates to MTWLQALPALFIAIGVFLIPGAVLGRAVGLRGLMLWAVAAPATVSVASITAIAAGVLGVRWSVGLVGLSVIALALLCLLLRFAVSVTRTRIDGRSISPIRSVRSPELPLPIGVVRALSYVAAVVAPTVIITWRFMATIGSPGNISQSYDNVYHLNAVRHIMETGSASSLSLGSLTEAGEGFYPAAWHDMISLVALATGTSIPVAVSLGNIVIGAVVWPLACMYMISRITGMSAITILLTGMLSGGFAAFPYLMIDFGVLYPNLLSIAILPVALGIMISFLGVGVLTAGLGHSVVLFLLVFPGLALAHPSTAIAMIAFGAPVVLAWVAYRTLQWRRGTVANRRMGLIFTFAGLYLGIGLVAWNLARLDPSVSLWDPRQTGSQAVGEVLMSAPQGAEASLALFALTILGLAVLSTRPARLWIVGMFSVGLGLYVIASATGEGEFRHFWTGVWYNDANRLAALLPVVTLPVAVIGGEWALRRLADIVRTSELPSAIARRVSTPESRVHYTLPATGLLAGIVLIGVSAQLMGVPRQQSEAAPGYRYTDSSDLLSVDELAIFDAVEEHVPEDAQVFGNPWTGASLVYAFTGRQTVAPHITGQRTDEENILLTQLDEAGAEPGVCAAVRNTNTYYALDFGTREVGSRYHPSTAMDNAESAPGLELVASAGNAALYAVVACGTQGEAS, encoded by the coding sequence TTGACCTGGCTGCAAGCCCTTCCAGCTCTGTTCATAGCCATTGGAGTATTCCTCATCCCGGGAGCGGTGCTCGGCCGGGCAGTTGGCCTTCGCGGCCTGATGCTTTGGGCCGTGGCAGCCCCCGCCACAGTTTCCGTTGCCAGCATCACCGCTATCGCTGCCGGGGTTCTCGGCGTGCGTTGGTCAGTAGGGCTTGTTGGGCTTTCCGTCATAGCTCTGGCGCTGCTATGCCTGCTTCTGCGTTTCGCTGTCAGTGTCACCAGAACGCGCATCGACGGCCGGTCAATCTCACCGATTCGCTCGGTGCGATCTCCCGAGCTTCCCCTACCAATCGGCGTGGTTCGAGCCCTGAGCTACGTGGCGGCGGTTGTAGCTCCGACTGTGATCATCACCTGGCGTTTCATGGCAACGATCGGCAGTCCGGGTAACATCTCGCAAAGCTACGACAACGTCTATCACCTCAATGCAGTTCGTCACATCATGGAAACTGGTTCGGCTTCATCGTTGTCCCTGGGCAGCCTGACAGAGGCGGGTGAAGGCTTTTACCCAGCGGCGTGGCACGACATGATTTCGCTCGTAGCCCTGGCGACAGGTACCTCTATTCCAGTCGCGGTCTCCCTGGGAAACATCGTTATAGGTGCCGTTGTCTGGCCGCTCGCGTGCATGTACATGATCAGCAGGATCACGGGCATGTCCGCCATCACGATCCTCCTAACGGGCATGTTGTCCGGCGGATTCGCCGCTTTCCCATACCTGATGATCGATTTCGGCGTCCTGTATCCCAATCTGCTATCCATCGCCATTCTTCCCGTGGCCTTGGGAATCATGATCAGTTTCCTGGGTGTTGGTGTCCTTACAGCCGGGCTGGGGCATTCGGTGGTCCTGTTCCTTCTCGTGTTTCCAGGACTAGCGCTCGCCCATCCAAGTACTGCGATTGCGATGATAGCCTTCGGTGCGCCAGTCGTGCTCGCCTGGGTGGCTTACCGAACGCTGCAGTGGCGACGCGGGACCGTGGCCAACCGCCGCATGGGCCTCATCTTCACGTTCGCCGGTTTGTACCTGGGCATAGGTCTCGTTGCCTGGAACCTCGCGCGCCTCGATCCCAGCGTCTCCCTCTGGGATCCACGACAGACCGGCTCGCAAGCGGTAGGCGAGGTACTCATGAGCGCGCCTCAAGGAGCCGAAGCGTCGCTCGCCCTGTTTGCGCTGACCATCCTGGGCTTGGCGGTTCTTTCGACGCGGCCTGCCCGATTGTGGATAGTAGGAATGTTCTCGGTGGGATTAGGGCTTTATGTGATCGCCTCGGCGACAGGCGAAGGAGAATTCAGGCACTTTTGGACCGGCGTCTGGTACAACGACGCCAATCGGCTGGCCGCCCTCCTCCCTGTCGTTACCTTGCCTGTTGCGGTTATTGGTGGAGAATGGGCCCTTCGCCGCCTGGCAGACATCGTTCGAACCAGCGAGCTGCCCTCCGCTATTGCTAGAAGGGTATCGACACCCGAGTCCAGGGTTCACTACACCTTGCCGGCAACGGGGCTCCTGGCCGGAATCGTCCTGATTGGCGTGTCCGCTCAACTCATGGGCGTTCCCAGACAACAATCCGAAGCGGCCCCAGGCTATCGGTACACCGATTCGTCGGACCTGCTGTCCGTAGACGAACTCGCAATTTTCGACGCAGTCGAGGAGCACGTTCCGGAAGACGCCCAGGTCTTCGGCAATCCGTGGACGGGAGCTTCGCTTGTGTATGCTTTCACCGGCCGCCAGACGGTCGCCCCGCACATCACCGGGCAGCGCACGGACGAGGAGAATATTCTGCTGACTCAGTTGGACGAAGCCGGAGCCGAACCTGGCGTGTGCGCGGCAGTTCGAAACACGAATACCTACTACGCGCTGGATTTCGGAACGCGGGAAGTAGGTAGCCGATACCACCCGAGCACAGCCATGGACAACGCCGAGTCCGCTCCCGGTCTGGAACTTGTGGCCAGCGCCGGGAATGCCGCACTGTACGCCGTCGTTGCGTGTGGAACGCAGGGAGAAGCATCCTGA
- a CDS encoding DUF6541 family protein: protein MSWWETLPVVFIMAGVFFVPGLLVGALARLRGITLLAAAPAISLGIGGVSAVVGGLVGIPWGIATYCVATTLTALAAWALCRKTPVQTVPSTHRYSWIATTAGLVTAAFISIPPLRLGMGEPHFPALTWDAVHHLSTIRWILESGDGSSLTVGGIASDERVPRFYPAAWHDLVSLAVTDLPISLSINVAALMMAGLIWPLAVAYLARVCFPQSAWIGFIAPVLASGFVAFPARMISYGTVWPAAMGTAITPVLIGLVVQLLGRPDHRARLGSSIALLIAGAGAVLCHPTAAVAMAFLVLPFLLSRYVPFLRTAIRQRSLFSVSVALLVPLSVLALTIWAIHAVPAVRAVFNFRTTPVGPGTDAFGAAVFDTMLAPLGHGNTEPFWIGGLLVIVGGLVAIARRESRWIVASYAISVALYVIAAGEPSFLSPLVGLWYSDPVRLGGLVPIFASVLGAYAIHVGVSSLGGAAVGKMRGQVSHRLRQVISFGLAVLSVFLVFLFSESMRADVREDRIAADYWEHREWADGLASDAELEMLLSLEDRLPEDALLLGDPTSGAALAYALGDVEAVFPTMAGSWSQEARYLGRNFYQLESDPRVCRIINEMGITHVYDDDGRYLADIVHRKDMKGLTVRGLSPDSVRLITSADGAAVYAITGC, encoded by the coding sequence ATGAGTTGGTGGGAGACCCTGCCTGTAGTTTTTATCATGGCCGGCGTTTTCTTCGTCCCGGGGCTCCTGGTCGGAGCTCTTGCCCGCCTTAGAGGTATAACCCTGCTGGCCGCGGCGCCTGCAATATCCTTGGGAATCGGCGGCGTGAGCGCGGTCGTTGGAGGGCTGGTTGGCATCCCATGGGGGATCGCGACGTATTGTGTTGCCACTACCCTGACTGCGCTCGCTGCGTGGGCGCTCTGCAGGAAAACCCCCGTCCAGACAGTGCCAAGTACCCACCGATACTCGTGGATCGCGACGACAGCCGGTTTGGTCACCGCAGCCTTCATCAGTATTCCACCGCTGCGGCTGGGTATGGGCGAACCGCACTTTCCCGCACTTACGTGGGACGCAGTACACCACCTCAGCACGATCCGCTGGATTCTTGAGAGCGGAGATGGTTCCAGTCTCACAGTGGGCGGAATCGCGTCTGATGAACGTGTACCCAGGTTTTATCCGGCCGCCTGGCATGACCTGGTCAGCTTGGCGGTCACCGATTTACCGATCAGTCTTAGCATCAACGTTGCGGCGCTGATGATGGCGGGCCTCATCTGGCCCCTTGCCGTCGCCTACCTGGCGCGCGTTTGCTTTCCCCAGTCTGCATGGATCGGGTTCATCGCGCCGGTCCTCGCTTCAGGTTTCGTCGCATTCCCTGCAAGGATGATCTCCTATGGCACCGTGTGGCCGGCTGCGATGGGAACAGCAATCACCCCCGTTCTCATCGGCTTGGTTGTCCAGCTTCTTGGCCGCCCGGACCATCGAGCTCGCCTTGGTTCGTCGATTGCGCTTCTCATTGCGGGCGCCGGCGCTGTTCTGTGCCATCCCACCGCGGCGGTCGCGATGGCATTCCTGGTGCTGCCCTTCTTACTGAGCAGGTACGTGCCGTTTCTACGGACTGCCATACGGCAGCGCAGCTTGTTCAGTGTCAGTGTGGCACTGCTAGTCCCGCTCAGCGTCTTGGCGCTGACTATTTGGGCAATTCATGCTGTTCCCGCGGTTCGTGCTGTCTTCAATTTCCGGACTACTCCTGTTGGCCCTGGCACAGACGCTTTCGGTGCTGCGGTTTTCGACACGATGCTCGCTCCGCTGGGTCATGGAAATACGGAGCCCTTCTGGATCGGTGGGCTGTTGGTGATAGTGGGCGGGCTGGTAGCGATCGCGCGACGGGAAAGCCGTTGGATAGTCGCAAGCTACGCGATCAGCGTTGCACTCTATGTCATTGCCGCAGGTGAACCCTCGTTCCTTAGCCCGCTGGTCGGTCTTTGGTATTCCGATCCGGTACGACTCGGCGGCCTGGTGCCCATCTTCGCGTCAGTACTTGGCGCCTACGCGATCCACGTCGGTGTTTCTTCCCTTGGCGGAGCCGCGGTCGGGAAGATGCGAGGACAGGTATCCCACCGCTTGAGACAAGTGATCTCTTTCGGCTTGGCGGTGCTCTCAGTCTTCCTCGTGTTCCTCTTCAGTGAGTCTATGAGGGCGGACGTCCGGGAAGACCGCATAGCCGCTGACTACTGGGAGCATCGGGAATGGGCGGATGGGCTGGCTTCTGACGCCGAGCTCGAGATGCTCCTGAGTCTTGAAGACAGGCTTCCGGAAGACGCCCTTCTTCTCGGCGATCCGACTTCCGGCGCCGCGCTGGCGTACGCGCTTGGCGATGTGGAGGCGGTCTTCCCAACCATGGCCGGCAGCTGGAGCCAGGAGGCACGATACCTGGGACGCAACTTCTACCAGCTCGAATCAGATCCAAGGGTCTGCCGGATCATCAACGAAATGGGTATTACGCACGTCTATGACGACGATGGACGTTATCTCGCCGATATTGTCCATAGGAAAGACATGAAGGGTCTGACCGTCAGGGGGCTAAGCCCGGACAGCGTACGGCTCATAACGAGCGCTGATGGGGCCGCTGTCTACGCAATTACGGGCTGCTAA
- a CDS encoding ATP-binding cassette domain-containing protein, whose product MAIAIEVQNLSKQFVLRHTRSIKEAFVWLVKGRKGDLSEKFHALKGIDLVVNQGETVALLGLNGSGKSTLLKHISGVMLPDTGSVRTKGRVAGLIEVGAGFHPDLSGRDNVYLNGAILGMTEEEINDRFDSIVEFSEIGQFIDTEVKFYSSGMYLRLAFSVAVHTDPEVFLVDEILAVGDEPFQKKCIAKIKDLAEAGKTLMVVSHDLDLVSKVCKRGVVLEHGQVVLDGQVEAAVKWLRNDHGPSSDG is encoded by the coding sequence GTGGCAATCGCTATAGAAGTGCAGAACCTGTCCAAGCAGTTTGTTCTCCGCCATACGCGGTCGATCAAGGAAGCGTTCGTGTGGCTTGTGAAAGGCCGCAAGGGGGACCTGTCCGAGAAGTTCCACGCGCTGAAGGGCATTGACCTTGTGGTCAATCAGGGTGAGACGGTTGCGCTGCTCGGCCTGAACGGTTCCGGCAAATCGACCCTACTCAAGCACATTTCAGGGGTTATGCTCCCGGACACTGGATCCGTGAGAACCAAGGGGCGGGTTGCGGGCTTGATCGAAGTAGGGGCAGGTTTTCATCCGGATCTCAGCGGCCGGGACAATGTCTATCTTAATGGGGCCATACTGGGGATGACAGAAGAGGAGATCAACGATCGGTTCGACTCAATCGTTGAATTCTCTGAGATCGGTCAGTTCATTGATACTGAGGTCAAGTTCTATTCCTCAGGGATGTACCTTCGCCTTGCGTTCTCGGTTGCGGTTCATACAGACCCTGAAGTTTTTCTGGTCGACGAAATCCTTGCAGTAGGGGACGAGCCGTTCCAGAAAAAGTGCATTGCTAAGATCAAAGACCTGGCGGAGGCAGGCAAGACGTTGATGGTTGTCAGTCACGATCTCGATCTGGTGTCGAAAGTTTGCAAGAGAGGTGTCGTATTGGAGCACGGTCAAGTAGTGCTCGACGGTCAGGTGGAGGCTGCTGTCAAATGGTTGCGCAATGACCATGGCCCGTCTTCGGATGGGTGA